In Zea mays cultivar B73 chromosome 7, Zm-B73-REFERENCE-NAM-5.0, whole genome shotgun sequence, the following proteins share a genomic window:
- the LOC100279089 gene encoding 65-kDa microtubule-associated protein 6, with product MLGVGGLGSGSGMEPGTSCGALLRELQQIWAEVGESEGEKNKALLDIERECLEVYRRKVDDANRTRVQLHQSVAAKEAEVASLMATLGEHKLYLKKDKGVVPLKEQLATVAPVLESLKCKKEERIKQFSNIRSQIEKIRFELSEYNDQGDDPSSLAAEEHDLSMRKLNSYQTQLRALQKDKSERLRKVLEYINEVHSLCGVLGIDFGSTVHEVHPSLHQNGVEQSRNISNSTLEGLASTIYKLKAERKSRIHKAREIMESLCQLWKLMDSPEEEKRQFSNVMSSLILPEEGITSPGVLSEETIEKMEFEVERLTRLKTSRLKEIVMKRRAELEAICQNAHIEPDVSTAPEQTDALIDSGLIDPSELLANIESQILKAKEESLSRKDIMDRINRWIAACDEEAWLEEYNQDPKRYSAGRGAHINLKRAEKARILVRKIPSMVDDLINRTFAWENARNKPFLYDGGRLISVLEEYRLSRHQKEEENRRYRDQKKLESILLAEKEAIFGSRPSPRKTSSLSRKANGYRPNGNTNGLKTPTPRRLSLGSATPELLTPRSYSGHNRYFGDVRRLSTSHLNFGDDSLSTFTSISGSEPESPSIG from the exons ATGCTGGGCGTCGGTGgcttgggctcgggctcgggcatggAACCAGGTACCAGCTGCGGTGCTCTGCTCAGAGAGCTTCAG CAAATCTGGGCAGAAGTAGGGGAAAGTGAGGGCGAGAAGAACAAGGCGTTGCTGGACATCGAAAGAGAGTGCCTGGAAGTCTACCGCAGGAAGGTGGACGATGCCAATCGGACTAGGGTCCAGCTGCACCAGTCAGTGGCTGCCAAAGAAGCTGAGGTTGCATCTCTGATGGCAACCCTTGGGGAGCACAAGCTGTACTTGAAG AAAGACAAGGGCGTTGTACCACTCAAGGAACAACTTGCCACCGTCGCCCCAGTACTGGAGAGCTTGAAATGCAAGAAAGAGGAAAGGATCAAACAGTTCTCTAATATTAGGTCACAGATTGAGAAGATCCGCTTTGAGCTAAGTGAATATAATGATCAGGGTGATGACCCGAGCAGTCTTGCTGCTGAGGAACACGATTTGTCGATGAGGAAGCTTAATAGTTACCAAACACAGCTTCGTGCCCTTCAGAAAGATAAG TCTGAGCGCCTCCGCAAGGTTCTGGAGTATATAAATGAAGTGCATTCCTTATGTGGAGTCCTTGGAATTGATTTTGGAAGTACTGTACACGAAGTTCATCCCAGTTTGCATCAGAATGGTGTTGAGCAGTCCAGAAATATCAGTAACAGCACACTGGAGGGCCTTGCTAGTACAATTTATAAGCTAAAAGCGGAACGAAAGTCTAGAATCCACAAG GCGAGAGAGATCATGGAGTCGTTGTGTCAACTTTGGAAACTCATGGACTCTCCTGAAGAAGAAAAGAGACAGTTTAGTAACGTAATGAGCAGCCTCATATTACCTGAGGAGGGAATCACGTCACCTGGAGTTCTCTCCGAGGAAACAATCGAGAAG ATGGAATTTGAGGTCGAGAGGTTAACAAGACTAAAGACCAGCAGACTGAAGGAAATCGTCATGAAAAGGAGGGCAGAGTTAGAAGCGATCTGCCAGAATGCACACATAGAACCTGATGTCAGCACGGCCCCTGAACAGACTGATGCTTTGATCGATTCTG GCCTCATCGACCCTTCTGAGCTCCTGGCGAATATTGAGTCACAAATATTAAAAGCGAAAGAAGAGTCTCTTAGTCGGAAAGATATAATGGACAGGATAAATAGATGGATTGCTGCTTGCGATGAAGAGGCTTGGCTTGAAGAATATAACCAG GACCCAAAGAGGTACAGTGCTGGAAGGGGTGCTCATATAAACCTTAAACGGGCAGAAAAGGCACGGATTTTGGTTAGAAAAATCCCAA GTATGGTGGACGACTTGATAAACCGAACCTTTGCTTGGGAAAACGCAAGAAATAAACCCTTTCTCTATGATGGG GGACGCCTAATATCTGTACTAGAAGAGTACAGGCTTAGCCGGCATCAGAAAGAAGAGGAAAATCGACGGTACCGG GACCAGAAGAAGCTGGAGAGCATCCTACTTGCAGAGAAAGAAGCGATCTTCGGATCTAGACCAAGCCCAAGGAAGACGAGCAGCTTAAGTAGGAAGGCAAATGGGTACCGGCCAAATGGGAACACCAACGGACTCAAGACTCCAACTCCTCGCCGATTGTCTCTCGGCAGTGCTACTCCTGAGCTTTTGACGCCCAGATCGTACTCTGGCCATAATAGATACTTTGGCGATGTGAGGCGTCTATCGACTTCCCATCTGAACTTCGGTGATGATTCGCTGTCAACGTTTACATCCATCAGTGGCTCTGAACCAGAATCCCCCTCTATTGGATGA
- the LOC100279089 gene encoding 65-kDa microtubule-associated protein 6 isoform X1: MLGVGGLGSGSGMEPGTSCGALLRELQQIWAEVGESEGEKNKALLDIERECLEVYRRKVDDANRTRVQLHQSVAAKEAEVASLMATLGEHKLYLKKDKGVVPLKEQLATVAPVLESLKCKKEERIKQFSNIRSQIEKIRFELSEYNDQGDDPSSLAAEEHDLSMRKLNSYQTQLRALQKDKSERLRKVLEYINEVHSLCGVLGIDFGSTVHEVHPSLHQNGVEQSRNISNSTLEGLASTIYKLKAERKSRIHKAREIMESLCQLWKLMDSPEEEKRQFSNVMSSLILPEEGITSPGVLSEETIEKMEFEVERLTRLKTSRLKEIVMKRRAELEAICQNAHIEPDVSTAPEQTDALIDSGCLIDPSELLANIESQILKAKEESLSRKDIMDRINRWIAACDEEAWLEEYNQDPKRYSAGRGAHINLKRAEKARILVRKIPSMVDDLINRTFAWENARNKPFLYDGGRLISVLEEYRLSRHQKEEENRRYRDQKKLESILLAEKEAIFGSRPSPRKTSSLSRKANGYRPNGNTNGLKTPTPRRLSLGSATPELLTPRSYSGHNRYFGDVRRLSTSHLNFGDDSLSTFTSISGSEPESPSIG; the protein is encoded by the exons ATGCTGGGCGTCGGTGgcttgggctcgggctcgggcatggAACCAGGTACCAGCTGCGGTGCTCTGCTCAGAGAGCTTCAG CAAATCTGGGCAGAAGTAGGGGAAAGTGAGGGCGAGAAGAACAAGGCGTTGCTGGACATCGAAAGAGAGTGCCTGGAAGTCTACCGCAGGAAGGTGGACGATGCCAATCGGACTAGGGTCCAGCTGCACCAGTCAGTGGCTGCCAAAGAAGCTGAGGTTGCATCTCTGATGGCAACCCTTGGGGAGCACAAGCTGTACTTGAAG AAAGACAAGGGCGTTGTACCACTCAAGGAACAACTTGCCACCGTCGCCCCAGTACTGGAGAGCTTGAAATGCAAGAAAGAGGAAAGGATCAAACAGTTCTCTAATATTAGGTCACAGATTGAGAAGATCCGCTTTGAGCTAAGTGAATATAATGATCAGGGTGATGACCCGAGCAGTCTTGCTGCTGAGGAACACGATTTGTCGATGAGGAAGCTTAATAGTTACCAAACACAGCTTCGTGCCCTTCAGAAAGATAAG TCTGAGCGCCTCCGCAAGGTTCTGGAGTATATAAATGAAGTGCATTCCTTATGTGGAGTCCTTGGAATTGATTTTGGAAGTACTGTACACGAAGTTCATCCCAGTTTGCATCAGAATGGTGTTGAGCAGTCCAGAAATATCAGTAACAGCACACTGGAGGGCCTTGCTAGTACAATTTATAAGCTAAAAGCGGAACGAAAGTCTAGAATCCACAAG GCGAGAGAGATCATGGAGTCGTTGTGTCAACTTTGGAAACTCATGGACTCTCCTGAAGAAGAAAAGAGACAGTTTAGTAACGTAATGAGCAGCCTCATATTACCTGAGGAGGGAATCACGTCACCTGGAGTTCTCTCCGAGGAAACAATCGAGAAG ATGGAATTTGAGGTCGAGAGGTTAACAAGACTAAAGACCAGCAGACTGAAGGAAATCGTCATGAAAAGGAGGGCAGAGTTAGAAGCGATCTGCCAGAATGCACACATAGAACCTGATGTCAGCACGGCCCCTGAACAGACTGATGCTTTGATCGATTCTGGTT GCCTCATCGACCCTTCTGAGCTCCTGGCGAATATTGAGTCACAAATATTAAAAGCGAAAGAAGAGTCTCTTAGTCGGAAAGATATAATGGACAGGATAAATAGATGGATTGCTGCTTGCGATGAAGAGGCTTGGCTTGAAGAATATAACCAG GACCCAAAGAGGTACAGTGCTGGAAGGGGTGCTCATATAAACCTTAAACGGGCAGAAAAGGCACGGATTTTGGTTAGAAAAATCCCAA GTATGGTGGACGACTTGATAAACCGAACCTTTGCTTGGGAAAACGCAAGAAATAAACCCTTTCTCTATGATGGG GGACGCCTAATATCTGTACTAGAAGAGTACAGGCTTAGCCGGCATCAGAAAGAAGAGGAAAATCGACGGTACCGG GACCAGAAGAAGCTGGAGAGCATCCTACTTGCAGAGAAAGAAGCGATCTTCGGATCTAGACCAAGCCCAAGGAAGACGAGCAGCTTAAGTAGGAAGGCAAATGGGTACCGGCCAAATGGGAACACCAACGGACTCAAGACTCCAACTCCTCGCCGATTGTCTCTCGGCAGTGCTACTCCTGAGCTTTTGACGCCCAGATCGTACTCTGGCCATAATAGATACTTTGGCGATGTGAGGCGTCTATCGACTTCCCATCTGAACTTCGGTGATGATTCGCTGTCAACGTTTACATCCATCAGTGGCTCTGAACCAGAATCCCCCTCTATTGGATGA
- the LOC100277535 gene encoding uncharacterized protein LOC100277535, with amino-acid sequence MVALSAGALAPLAGLSPLPSCSAAPLYCRRSPPLLKVAIAKTRPAVHQSAPASFRKCAAMSEHGRQELRTNEYQLDDDDEPFWLAVVRDLAVGFKGLVAFLAEQPRQLKHLEWPGFLHTLKTATLTLVLVAMFIVALSTIDAALCYMLAWLLRKSA; translated from the exons ATGGTTGCTCTGTCGGCAGGAGCGCTGGCTCCGCTCGCAG GTCTGTCTCCGCTGCCGTCGTGCAGCGCGGCTCCGTTGTACTGCCGCAGGAGTCCGCCACTTCTCAAG GTCGCCATCGCTAAGACGCGGCCAGCTGTTCACCAATCTGCTCCTGCAAGCTTCCGAAAATGTGCAGCTATGTCAGAACATGGACGTCAGGAACTCCGGACCAATGAGTACCAgctggatgatgatgatgagccGTTTTGGCTGGCAGTGGTCAGAGACCTTGCTGT GGGTTTCAAGGGATTGGTAGCTTTCTTAGCTGAGCAGCCGAGGCAACTGAAGCACCTGGAGTGGCCGGGCTTTCTACACACG CTGAAGACGGCCACACTTACTCTTGTATTGGTAGCTATGTTTATTGTTGCATTATCAACTATTGATGCTGCCCTCTGCTACATGCTGGCCTGGCTACTTCGAAAATCTGCCTAG